Proteins encoded in a region of the Odocoileus virginianus isolate 20LAN1187 ecotype Illinois chromosome 9, Ovbor_1.2, whole genome shotgun sequence genome:
- the UBE2C gene encoding ubiquitin-conjugating enzyme E2 C, with translation MASQNRDPASASVAAARKGAEPSGGAARGPVGKRLQQELMTLMMSGDKGISAFPESDNLFKWVGTIHGAAGTVYEDLRYKLSLEFPSGYPYNAPTVKFLTPCYHPNVDTQGNICLDILKDKWSALYDVRTILLSIQSLLGEPNIDSPLNTHAAELWKNPTAFKKYLQETYSKQVSSQDP, from the exons ATGGCTTCCCAGAATCGCGACCCAGCCTCCGCCAGCGTCGCCGCCGCCCGTAAAGGAGCCGAGCCCAGCGGGGGTGCCGCCCGGGGCCCCGTGGGCAAGAG GCTGCAACAGGAGCTGATGACTCTCATG ATGTCTGGCGATAAAGGAATTTCTGCCTTCCCTGAGTCGGACAACCTCTTCAAATGGGTGGGGACCATCCATGGAGCCGCTGGCACA GTATATGAAGACCTGAGGTATAAACTGTCCCTGGAGTTCCCCAGTGGCTACCCTTACAACGCGCCCACGGTGAAGTTCCTCACACCCTGCTATCATCCCAATGTGGACACCCAGGGTAACATCTGCCTGGACATCCTGAAAGACAAGTGGTCCGCCCTGTATGATGTCAGGACCATCCTGCTCTCCATCCAGAGTCTGCTCGGAG AGCCCAACATTGATAGCCCTTTGAACACACATGCCGCCGAGCTCTGGAAAAACCCCACAG CCTTTAAGAAGTACCTGCAAGAAACCTACTCAAAGCAAGTCTCCAGCCAAGACCCCTGA
- the TNNC2 gene encoding troponin C, skeletal muscle, with translation MTDQQAEARSYLSEEMIAEFKAAFDMFDADGGGDISVKELGTVMRMLGQTPTKEELDAIIEEVDEDGSGTIDFEEFLVMMVRQMKEDAKGKSEEELAECFRIFDRNADGYIDAEELAEIFRASGEHVTDEELESLMKDGDKNNDGRIDFDEFLKMMEGVQ, from the exons ATG ACGGACCAGCAGGCTGAGGCCCGGTCCTACCTCAGCGAGGAGATGATCGCTg AGTTCAAAGCCGCCTTCGACATGTTCGACGCGGATGGCGGCGGGGACATCAGCGTCAAGGAGCTGGGCACCGTGATGAGGATGCTGGGCCAGACACCCACCAAAGAGGAGCTGGACGCCATCATCGAGGAGGTGGATGAGGATG GCAGCGGCACCATCGACTTCGAGGAGTTCTTGGTCATGATGGTGCGCCAGATGAAAGAGGACGCCAAGGGCAAGAGCGAGGAGGAGTTGGCTGAGTGTTTCCGCATCTTCGACAG GAACGCGGACGGCTACATCGACGCCGAGGAGCTGGCGGAGATTTTCCGGGCCTCCGGAGAGCACGTGACAGACGAGGAGCTCGAATCCCTGATGAAGGACGGGGACAAGAACAACGACGGCCGCATTGACTTCGACG AGTTCCTGAAGATGATGGAGGGCGTGCAGTAA